From the genome of Neodiprion pinetum isolate iyNeoPine1 chromosome 3, iyNeoPine1.2, whole genome shotgun sequence, one region includes:
- the GatC gene encoding glutamyl-tRNA(Gln) amidotransferase subunit C, mitochondrial, which yields MIRFGRVTYNGWNRFHLRQFTTKSSHDTDNFTLVVDNKSIEQLERLSLVNFGSAEGIARLESAITFAKQLWLVELNADIQPMYTVLENQKLKLRDDQVFDGGYTKKVLKNAALTEEDYFIAPPGNVPVNLTTNKY from the coding sequence ATGATCAGATTTGGACGTGTTACTTACAATGGATGGAATAGATTCCACCTGCGGCAGTTTACAACTAAATCATCACACGATACCGACAACTTCACTTTGGTTGTAGACAATAAGTCCATCGAACAACTGGAAAGGTTATCTTTGGTAAACTTCGGCAGCGCGGAAGGTATCGCCAGACTAGAATCCGCAATTACTTTTGCTAAGCAACTGTGGTTGGTAGAACTCAACGCCGACATCCAGCCAATGTATACCGTGctcgaaaatcaaaaacttaAACTTAGAGACGATCAAGTTTTCGATGGTGGTTACACCAAAAAGGTGTTGAAGAACGCCGCTTTAACAGAGGAAGATTACTTTATAGCTCCACCGGGCAACGTTCCCGTTAATCTCACTACCAACAAATACTAG